A genome region from Ottowia testudinis includes the following:
- a CDS encoding energy transducer TonB, which yields MSLTTRLRRDASVIAAVVLIHVLALWGLHKASLGKPLQVIVPARLLAEFFAPAPSVALTQAAEPTPQPNPAPAPLPRSHPAVPTLAVADAPLTALRPVRPSPRSEPPAPEASKLIPLQPQAQATQPVPQMPEVVVRSSSLYNDSLNPAPVYPATSRQLREAGRVVVRVLIGTDGRPIDVVLQRSSGHDQLDQVSLETVRGWRFDPAAYQGTTDTRWVHVPINFVLE from the coding sequence ATGTCCCTGACCACTCGCCTGCGCCGAGACGCCAGCGTCATCGCCGCAGTCGTTTTGATTCATGTGCTAGCCCTCTGGGGCCTGCACAAGGCTTCGCTCGGCAAACCATTGCAGGTGATTGTTCCGGCCCGCCTATTGGCCGAATTCTTTGCCCCGGCACCGTCGGTAGCGCTCACACAAGCAGCCGAACCCACGCCGCAGCCCAACCCTGCCCCAGCGCCGCTACCACGTTCTCACCCAGCTGTGCCCACTCTTGCCGTGGCTGATGCCCCGCTCACGGCACTCAGGCCCGTCAGGCCATCGCCGCGCTCTGAGCCGCCTGCCCCCGAGGCCAGCAAACTCATTCCTTTGCAGCCGCAAGCCCAAGCGACGCAGCCGGTCCCGCAGATGCCAGAGGTCGTGGTGCGCTCATCCAGCCTGTACAACGACTCGCTCAATCCTGCCCCCGTTTACCCCGCCACCAGCCGGCAGCTTCGAGAGGCTGGCCGCGTCGTCGTCCGTGTGCTCATCGGCACGGACGGCAGGCCAATCGACGTCGTGCTGCAGCGTTCCAGCGGCCATGACCAGCTCGACCAGGTTTCGCTGGAGACCGTGCGCGGCTGGCGCTTCGATCCGGCGGCCTACCAAGGCACCACCGATACCCGCTGGGTACACGTCCCGATCAATTTCGTGTTGGAGTGA
- a CDS encoding DsrE family protein, whose translation MSFTPDALDGVAILLWAAGPSMPERLATPFFHAAAAAAMEAQVEVYFTAASVRLLVPGVAANLRASPHADQTILAHIQQCVAHGARLLACSDALHAQGIDSTDLIAECHGRGGSVQFMSRVLDKRWATLTY comes from the coding sequence ATGAGCTTCACGCCCGATGCGCTGGACGGTGTGGCCATCTTGCTGTGGGCCGCCGGCCCATCCATGCCCGAACGGCTGGCCACGCCCTTCTTTCACGCCGCCGCCGCCGCCGCGATGGAGGCGCAGGTTGAGGTGTATTTCACCGCCGCCAGCGTGCGCCTGCTGGTGCCCGGCGTGGCCGCCAACCTTCGCGCGTCACCGCACGCGGATCAGACAATCCTCGCTCACATCCAACAATGCGTGGCCCACGGCGCGCGTTTGCTGGCGTGCAGCGATGCGCTGCATGCACAAGGCATCGACAGCACCGACCTCATCGCCGAATGCCACGGTCGCGGCGGCTCGGTGCAGTTCATGTCACGCGTGCTCGACAAGCGCTGGGCCACGCTGACTTATTGA
- a CDS encoding glycine cleavage system protein H: MTEITFPADLHYLIEHQVWARPHGDGTATVGITALGIQLSGEIYMCRPKSVGVAVAQGHAIAVVELAKSIVAVKSPVTGTVIAVNPLLDEHPERVHQDPYGDGWIARVTLSDFAADAARLVHGPLVAPAMAAHARLFRASLDNA; this comes from the coding sequence ATGACTGAAATCACCTTTCCCGCCGACTTGCATTACCTGATCGAGCATCAGGTGTGGGCCAGACCGCACGGCGACGGCACCGCCACGGTAGGCATCACGGCGCTCGGGATCCAGCTGTCGGGCGAGATCTATATGTGCCGGCCCAAGAGCGTCGGGGTGGCGGTAGCGCAAGGTCATGCGATCGCGGTGGTGGAGCTGGCCAAGTCGATCGTGGCCGTCAAGTCGCCGGTGACAGGGACAGTGATCGCCGTCAATCCGCTGCTCGACGAACACCCGGAGCGCGTGCACCAGGACCCATATGGCGATGGCTGGATCGCACGCGTAACGCTGAGCGACTTCGCAGCCGATGCAGCACGGCTGGTGCACGGCCCATTGGTCGCGCCCGCGATGGCCGCGCATGCGCGGCTGTTCCGAGCATCGTTGGACAACGCATGA
- the selB gene encoding selenocysteine-specific translation elongation factor: MIVGTAGHIDHGKTTLVRALTGVDTDRLPEEKKRGISIELGYAFLDAPGGGRIGFIDVPGHERLVHTMVAGASGIDFALLLVAADDGPMPQTLEHLAVLSLLGVARGAVVITKADRADAERIDAVRAEMAELLAPTPLAGAPVVAVSAPTGAGIDTLRALVLEAARASGTSASGTFDPQTEAPAFRLAIDRGFTLAGTGTVVTGTVHAGQVRVGDALALVPGTQHARARSLHAQNQPVGIAHAGQRCAVALVGLARDEVARGQWLTDPTVALATNRLDARLTLWHAEPRALRSGARVLAHIGAAQVAATLTVLDHDALAPGATALVQLLLHAPVGAWHGERVLLRDAAASRTLAGGTVLDPFAPTRYRRTPQRLAELGALTQASAAARLAALLAVAPHGVDLHRFAAAQGLAAAPLHAVPDTALAQDGLALGATQSEAFEALALAALQKFHDRQPDELGPDSARLRRLAAPRLPAPLWQALLARLAGRGALVLHGAVVHLPTHGAQLSANETRIAQKVAPALAQAGFEGAWARDLAKNAGEGEPLTRTTLARLARRGELHQIVKDLYLPPATLARLAAIAREVGAAHGGDVLAAQFRDATGLGRKRAIQILEYFDRIGLTRRVGDMHKLRADCTLFLP, from the coding sequence ATGATCGTCGGCACCGCAGGCCACATCGACCACGGCAAGACCACGCTGGTGCGCGCGCTCACCGGCGTGGACACCGACCGCCTGCCGGAGGAGAAAAAGCGCGGCATCAGCATCGAGCTGGGCTACGCGTTTCTGGATGCGCCGGGCGGCGGGCGCATCGGCTTCATCGACGTGCCCGGGCACGAGCGCTTGGTGCACACCATGGTCGCCGGTGCCAGCGGCATCGACTTCGCCCTGCTGCTGGTCGCCGCCGACGATGGGCCGATGCCGCAGACGCTGGAGCACCTGGCCGTGCTGTCGCTGCTGGGCGTGGCGCGCGGCGCGGTGGTCATCACCAAGGCCGACCGCGCCGACGCCGAGCGCATCGACGCGGTGCGTGCTGAAATGGCCGAGCTGCTGGCACCCACGCCGCTGGCCGGCGCGCCGGTGGTGGCCGTGTCGGCGCCCACGGGTGCCGGTATCGACACCCTGCGCGCTCTTGTTTTAGAAGCTGCTCGCGCAAGCGGGACAAGCGCCAGCGGCACATTTGACCCACAAACCGAAGCACCCGCCTTCCGCCTGGCGATTGACCGCGGCTTCACCCTGGCCGGCACCGGCACCGTGGTCACTGGCACCGTGCACGCGGGCCAGGTGCGCGTGGGCGACGCGCTGGCGCTGGTGCCGGGCACGCAGCACGCCCGCGCACGCAGCCTGCACGCGCAAAACCAGCCGGTGGGTATCGCCCATGCCGGCCAGCGCTGCGCCGTCGCCCTGGTTGGCCTGGCGCGTGACGAGGTGGCGCGCGGCCAGTGGCTGACCGACCCCACGGTGGCGCTGGCCACCAACCGGCTCGACGCCCGCCTGACGCTGTGGCATGCCGAGCCGCGCGCACTGCGCTCCGGCGCCCGCGTGCTGGCGCACATCGGTGCCGCGCAGGTCGCCGCCACGCTGACGGTGCTGGACCACGACGCGCTGGCGCCCGGCGCCACGGCGCTGGTGCAGTTGCTGCTGCACGCGCCCGTTGGCGCCTGGCATGGCGAGCGCGTGCTGCTGCGCGACGCCGCCGCCAGCCGCACACTGGCCGGCGGCACCGTGCTCGACCCCTTCGCGCCCACGCGCTACCGCCGCACGCCGCAGCGCCTGGCCGAGCTGGGCGCCCTCACCCAAGCCAGCGCCGCCGCGCGCCTGGCCGCGTTGCTGGCCGTGGCACCCCACGGCGTGGATCTGCACCGCTTCGCCGCCGCGCAAGGGCTGGCCGCCGCGCCCCTGCATGCCGTGCCAGATACCGCCCTGGCGCAGGACGGGCTTGCGTTGGGCGCTACACAAAGCGAAGCGTTCGAGGCTCTGGCGCTGGCCGCGCTGCAAAAATTTCACGACCGGCAGCCCGACGAGCTGGGCCCCGACAGCGCCCGCCTGCGCCGCCTGGCCGCGCCGCGCCTGCCTGCGCCCTTGTGGCAGGCGCTGCTGGCGCGCCTGGCCGGGCGCGGCGCGCTGGTGCTGCACGGCGCCGTGGTGCACCTGCCCACGCACGGCGCGCAACTCAGTGCCAATGAAACGCGCATCGCGCAAAAAGTGGCGCCCGCGCTGGCACAGGCCGGCTTTGAAGGGGCCTGGGCACGCGACCTGGCCAAGAACGCCGGCGAAGGCGAGCCGCTGACGCGCACCACGCTGGCCCGCCTGGCCCGCCGGGGCGAGCTGCACCAGATCGTGAAAGACCTGTACCTGCCGCCCGCCACCCTGGCGCGCCTGGCCGCCATCGCGCGTGAAGTGGGTGCCGCGCACGGTGGTGACGTGCTGGCCGCGCAGTTCCGCGACGCCACCGGCCTGGGTCGCAAGCGGGCCATTCAGATTCTGGAATACTTCGACCGCATCGGTCTTACGCGGCGGGTGGGCGATATGCACAAGTTGCGGGCGGACTGCACGCTTTTCTTGCCGTGA
- a CDS encoding NAD(P)/FAD-dependent oxidoreductase has translation MTFDRRRFIAASAAAASVPLLSACANPGTSSAAAPYPAFIGRPAQKLLPSRKAPRIVICGGGWGGLTTAANLRQLAPQAEVVLLDRNPVFFSSPLSNMWLVNMLDGELLTHDYLRVAHKLGYLFFQAEVQQIDRDQRTVTTSVGTLDYDWLVIAPGIRYNYESWFGNDRAAANAARQRFPSAYASNAEFLTIKRALHHFKGGELVMTLPPPPQRCPPSPYERACLIAWHFKTHGIKGHITILDHKPAIAPIGLGYKRAFEELYKDFITYVPNAHVQEVDPFNQRIRTAAGDHSFDHAILMAPHQAGDLAWLAGAVTPASNGWADMDVRTMQLQGDERSFVIGDAIGAVSTLDFRYYPKAAHVANRLGRIVAYQISERIAGRTPETRLPDNLCYMVVNGTPGQALNVQFDYSFDDQGRIKQVQRDYNERTPALFKDDFRWADFMFEEMFGGLAPPVLPYPAYRA, from the coding sequence ATGACCTTCGATCGCCGCAGATTCATCGCCGCCAGCGCGGCTGCCGCTTCCGTCCCGCTGTTGTCCGCTTGCGCCAACCCGGGCACATCCAGCGCCGCCGCGCCTTACCCTGCCTTCATCGGCCGCCCGGCACAAAAGCTGCTGCCTTCACGCAAGGCGCCGCGCATCGTCATCTGCGGCGGCGGCTGGGGTGGCCTGACCACGGCCGCCAACCTGCGCCAACTGGCACCGCAGGCCGAGGTGGTGCTGCTCGACCGTAACCCCGTGTTCTTCTCCAGCCCGCTGTCCAACATGTGGCTGGTCAACATGCTCGATGGTGAATTGCTCACGCACGATTACCTGCGCGTGGCGCACAAGCTGGGCTACCTATTCTTCCAGGCCGAGGTGCAGCAAATCGACCGCGACCAACGCACCGTCACCACCAGCGTCGGCACACTCGACTACGACTGGCTGGTGATCGCCCCCGGCATCCGCTACAACTACGAAAGCTGGTTCGGCAACGACCGCGCCGCCGCCAACGCCGCACGCCAACGCTTCCCCAGCGCCTACGCCAGCAATGCCGAGTTCTTGACCATCAAGCGCGCGCTGCACCACTTCAAGGGCGGCGAGCTGGTCATGACCCTGCCGCCACCGCCCCAGCGCTGCCCGCCCAGCCCCTACGAGCGCGCCTGCCTGATCGCCTGGCACTTCAAGACGCACGGCATCAAGGGCCACATCACCATCCTCGACCACAAGCCCGCCATTGCGCCCATCGGCCTGGGCTACAAGCGCGCATTCGAGGAGCTGTACAAGGACTTCATCACCTACGTGCCCAACGCCCACGTGCAAGAGGTCGATCCGTTCAACCAGCGCATCCGCACCGCGGCGGGCGACCACAGCTTTGACCATGCCATCCTGATGGCGCCACACCAAGCGGGCGATCTGGCCTGGCTGGCTGGCGCCGTCACCCCCGCCAGCAACGGCTGGGCCGACATGGATGTACGCACGATGCAGCTCCAGGGCGACGAGCGCAGCTTCGTCATTGGCGACGCCATCGGCGCCGTATCGACGCTCGACTTCCGCTACTACCCCAAGGCCGCCCATGTGGCCAACCGGCTGGGCCGCATCGTCGCCTACCAGATCAGCGAGCGCATTGCCGGCCGCACGCCCGAAACGCGCCTGCCCGACAACCTGTGCTACATGGTCGTCAACGGCACGCCCGGCCAGGCGCTGAACGTGCAGTTCGACTACAGCTTCGACGACCAGGGCCGCATCAAGCAGGTGCAGCGCGACTACAACGAGCGCACGCCCGCCCTGTTCAAGGACGACTTCCGCTGGGCCGACTTCATGTTCGAAGAAATGTTTGGCGGCTTGGCCCCACCCGTTCTGCCCTACCCCGCGTACCGCGCCTGA
- the selA gene encoding L-seryl-tRNA(Sec) selenium transferase, with protein sequence MARPQESVVHGSKAQTQQPSTFTDALAQPQQLPALDRLLRLPGVAALVTQHGHTVVADTARTLLSELRSAAVGHQLAQSAIESEALTAALHTRVQARLAPRMRPVLNLTGTVIHTNLGRALLADAALQHVQAMMAGPNNLEYDLATGARGDRDSIVEGLLCELTGAEAATVVNNNAAAVLLTIAALARGRQVIVSRGELVEIGGAFRMPDVMESAGATLVEVGTTNRTHPHDYERAITDQTALLMKVHTSNYAVQGFTSAVDEAALSSIARKHGLPLATDLGSGALIDMAAHGLPREPTPQQMLKAGCDVVTFSGDKLLGGPQAGLIVGTREAIGRIRTFPMKRALRMSKLPLAALEATLMLYQRPERLAQDLPTLRLLTRPLAAIEATARAVLPALQAALAPRYTAECVALQGQIGSGSLPVERLPSAGLAIAPVEKKGSGRALDALAAALRALPLPVIGRIADDRLILDCRCLEDDTQLTTQIPHLSLSPLAGQPSKKEHP encoded by the coding sequence ATGGCCCGGCCCCAAGAATCCGTGGTACACGGTTCGAAGGCCCAGACCCAGCAGCCCTCGACCTTCACCGACGCATTGGCGCAGCCGCAGCAGCTGCCCGCGTTGGATCGCCTGCTGCGCCTGCCCGGCGTGGCCGCGCTGGTGACCCAGCATGGCCACACCGTGGTGGCGGATACCGCGCGCACCCTGCTTTCCGAGCTGAGAAGTGCTGCTGTCGGCCACCAGCTTGCGCAATCAGCTATTGAATCAGAAGCACTGACGGCAGCACTGCACACCCGCGTGCAGGCCCGCCTGGCGCCGCGCATGAGGCCGGTGCTCAATCTCACCGGCACCGTCATCCACACCAACCTGGGTCGCGCGCTGCTGGCCGATGCCGCCTTGCAGCACGTACAGGCCATGATGGCCGGCCCCAACAACCTCGAATACGACCTGGCCACCGGCGCGCGCGGCGACCGCGACAGCATCGTCGAAGGTCTGCTGTGCGAGCTGACCGGCGCCGAGGCCGCCACCGTCGTCAACAACAACGCCGCCGCCGTGCTGCTGACGATTGCCGCGCTGGCACGTGGCAGGCAAGTCATCGTCTCGCGCGGCGAGCTGGTCGAGATCGGCGGCGCCTTTCGCATGCCCGACGTGATGGAAAGCGCCGGCGCCACGCTGGTCGAAGTCGGCACCACCAACCGCACGCACCCGCACGACTACGAGCGCGCCATCACCGACCAAACCGCGCTGCTGATGAAGGTGCACACCAGCAACTACGCCGTGCAGGGCTTCACCAGCGCCGTCGATGAAGCCGCTCTGTCATCCATAGCAAGAAAGCACGGCCTGCCGCTGGCCACCGATTTAGGAAGCGGCGCGCTCATCGACATGGCCGCCCATGGCCTGCCGCGCGAGCCCACGCCACAGCAGATGCTGAAAGCCGGCTGCGACGTCGTCACCTTCAGCGGCGACAAGCTCCTGGGCGGCCCGCAAGCGGGCCTGATCGTCGGCACGCGCGAGGCGATTGGCCGGATCCGCACCTTCCCCATGAAGCGCGCCCTGCGCATGAGCAAACTGCCGCTGGCCGCGTTGGAAGCCACGCTGATGCTCTACCAGCGCCCCGAGCGGCTGGCGCAGGATTTGCCCACGCTGCGCCTGCTCACGCGCCCGCTGGCCGCCATTGAAGCCACCGCCCGCGCCGTGCTGCCCGCACTGCAAGCGGCACTAGCGCCGCGCTACACGGCCGAATGCGTGGCGCTGCAAGGGCAAATTGGCTCTGGCTCGCTACCCGTCGAGCGCCTGCCATCGGCGGGCCTGGCCATCGCGCCGGTGGAAAAAAAAGGTTCGGGCCGCGCGCTCGACGCGCTGGCCGCGGCCCTGCGCGCCCTGCCCCTGCCGGTCATCGGCCGCATCGCCGACGACCGCTTGATTCTGGATTGCCGTTGCCTGGAGGATGACACCCAACTCACCACCCAGATCCCGCATTTGTCCTTGTCGCCATTGGCTGGTCAGCCATCAAAAAAGGAGCACCCATGA
- the fdhE gene encoding formate dehydrogenase accessory protein FdhE, translating to MNSFSGARLRTPEEIALNAGADFARLLPPQPGQVFAGRAVRMRQLAAGHAMRDYLLLMAVICEAQHEQLATYPAVALPSREQAGAAATAGQPLLHTASWPRDPVWREEWRALLGRVLNKLPEDSPARPSVEALRVLPDDALERQADRLLAGIGLGVDLAAAPLIAAGLQLHWTHLVSATAAAQPGAFGMTDDATRCPCCGSLPTASITRIGGEQEGYRYLHCALCSAQWHMVRVKCTHCQGTGGIQYQALQALADAAASGEREAVQAETCDVCSHYLKIVHMGKDLHVEPVADDLATLTLDLLVSDAGFTRHGINFLLLFGDEDAADAAPPDPDRGPR from the coding sequence ATGAATTCTTTTTCTGGCGCCCGTTTGCGCACGCCCGAGGAGATCGCGCTCAACGCAGGTGCGGACTTCGCCCGCCTGCTGCCACCACAGCCCGGCCAAGTCTTTGCCGGCCGCGCGGTGCGCATGCGCCAGCTGGCCGCTGGTCACGCCATGCGTGACTATCTGCTGCTGATGGCCGTGATTTGCGAAGCGCAGCACGAGCAACTGGCCACCTACCCCGCCGTCGCGCTGCCTTCCCGCGAGCAAGCCGGCGCCGCGGCCACCGCTGGCCAGCCGCTGCTGCACACCGCGAGTTGGCCGCGTGATCCCGTTTGGCGCGAGGAGTGGCGTGCCCTGCTGGGCCGCGTGCTCAACAAACTGCCTGAAGACAGCCCGGCGCGCCCCAGCGTCGAAGCGCTGCGCGTGCTGCCAGACGACGCGCTGGAGCGCCAGGCCGACCGGCTGCTGGCTGGCATTGGCCTGGGTGTCGATCTGGCCGCCGCGCCGCTGATTGCCGCTGGCCTGCAACTGCATTGGACTCATCTGGTCAGCGCCACCGCAGCCGCCCAGCCCGGGGCCTTCGGCATGACCGACGACGCCACCCGCTGCCCCTGCTGCGGCAGCCTGCCCACTGCCAGCATCACGCGCATCGGCGGCGAGCAAGAAGGCTACCGCTACCTGCATTGCGCGCTGTGCAGCGCCCAGTGGCACATGGTGCGGGTGAAGTGCACCCACTGCCAAGGCACCGGCGGCATCCAATACCAGGCACTGCAAGCGCTGGCGGATGCGGCCGCCTCTGGTGAACGCGAGGCCGTACAGGCCGAAACCTGCGACGTCTGCAGCCATTACCTGAAGATCGTGCACATGGGCAAGGACCTTCACGTCGAGCCCGTGGCCGACGATCTGGCCACCCTAACGCTCGACCTGCTGGTGTCCGACGCCGGCTTCACGCGCCACGGCATCAATTTCCTGCTGCTGTTCGGCGACGAAGACGCTGCCGACGCTGCACCACCCGATCCCGACCGAGGGCCACGCTGA
- a CDS encoding formate dehydrogenase subunit gamma, translating to MKKLYIQRYTDNQRINHWLVVVLFGLAGFSGLALFHPNLFFLTQFFGGPQWTRIVHPYFGIGVFLLFLLMFIGFWAANTWKRRDTEWLKASPELVLHDDEEKMPPVGKYNAGQKLVFWSMTLCLLVLLVTGLLFWQAWFAESVPIALQRVAVVLHALAAFIMSLTAVVHIYAAIWVKGTLRAMTQGNVSAGWAKRHHLLWYRDKMEGAQRDIQAERL from the coding sequence ATGAAAAAGCTCTACATCCAACGCTACACCGACAACCAGCGCATCAACCACTGGCTGGTGGTGGTGCTGTTTGGCCTGGCCGGTTTTTCGGGTTTGGCGCTGTTCCACCCGAACCTGTTCTTCCTCACGCAGTTCTTCGGCGGGCCGCAGTGGACGCGCATCGTGCACCCGTATTTCGGCATCGGCGTGTTCCTGCTTTTCCTGCTGATGTTCATCGGCTTTTGGGCCGCCAACACCTGGAAGCGCCGGGACACCGAATGGTTGAAGGCTTCCCCTGAGTTGGTGCTGCATGACGACGAAGAAAAAATGCCGCCCGTGGGCAAGTACAACGCCGGTCAAAAGCTGGTGTTCTGGTCGATGACGCTGTGCCTGTTGGTGCTGCTGGTCACGGGTCTGCTGTTCTGGCAAGCGTGGTTCGCCGAGAGCGTGCCCATCGCCTTGCAGCGCGTCGCGGTGGTGCTGCATGCGCTGGCCGCCTTCATCATGTCGCTCACCGCCGTGGTGCACATCTACGCCGCCATCTGGGTCAAGGGCACGCTGCGCGCAATGACACAAGGCAACGTCAGCGCCGGTTGGGCCAAGCGGCACCATCTGCTGTGGTACCGCGACAAGATGGAAGGCGCGCAGCGCGACATCCAAGCCGAGCGCCTTTGA
- the fdxH gene encoding formate dehydrogenase subunit beta — protein sequence MSSLQSLDIAARSATTTATPDARHNIPQVAKLIDVSSCIGCKACQVACMEWNDLRDDVGSCHGTYDNPVDLTPQSWTVMKFSEVEVTPGRLEWLIRKDGCMHCEDPGCLKACPAPGAIVKYANGIVDFISENCIGCGYCVKGCPFDVPRISTKDNKAYKCSLCADRVAVNQAPACAKACPTGAIRFGSKEDMLEYGGGRVAELKTRGYEKAAVYDPPGVSGTHVVYVLQHGDKPELYANLPKNPSISPMVALWKGLAKPVALATMIGAALVGFFHHMKMGPLEVPERDEEYVPDDQPNVVGVEDGSRTHVRDA from the coding sequence ATGTCATCTCTTCAATCCCTCGATATCGCGGCACGCTCGGCGACCACCACGGCGACGCCGGACGCGCGCCACAACATCCCGCAGGTGGCCAAGCTGATCGACGTCTCCAGTTGCATCGGATGCAAGGCGTGCCAGGTGGCGTGCATGGAGTGGAACGACCTGCGTGACGACGTCGGCAGCTGCCACGGCACCTACGACAACCCAGTCGATCTCACACCCCAATCCTGGACGGTGATGAAGTTCTCCGAGGTGGAGGTCACCCCCGGCCGGCTGGAGTGGCTGATCCGCAAGGACGGCTGCATGCACTGCGAGGATCCGGGTTGCCTGAAAGCCTGCCCGGCGCCCGGCGCCATCGTCAAGTACGCCAACGGCATCGTCGACTTCATCAGCGAGAACTGCATCGGCTGCGGCTACTGCGTCAAGGGCTGCCCCTTCGATGTGCCGCGCATCAGCACGAAAGACAACAAGGCCTACAAGTGCTCGCTGTGCGCCGACCGTGTGGCCGTCAACCAGGCCCCCGCCTGTGCCAAGGCCTGCCCCACCGGCGCCATCCGCTTCGGCAGCAAGGAAGACATGCTGGAATATGGCGGCGGCCGTGTCGCCGAGTTGAAGACACGCGGCTACGAAAAAGCCGCCGTGTACGACCCGCCCGGCGTCAGCGGCACCCATGTCGTCTATGTGCTGCAACACGGCGACAAGCCCGAGCTGTACGCCAACCTGCCGAAAAACCCGAGCATCAGCCCCATGGTGGCGCTGTGGAAAGGCCTGGCCAAGCCGGTGGCGCTGGCCACCATGATCGGCGCGGCGCTGGTCGGTTTCTTCCACCACATGAAAATGGGACCACTTGAAGTGCCCGAGCGGGACGAAGAGTACGTGCCCGACGACCAGCCCAACGTCGTCGGCGTGGAAGACGGCAGTCGCACCCACGTGCGCGACGCGTAA